In Quercus robur chromosome 11, dhQueRobu3.1, whole genome shotgun sequence, the following proteins share a genomic window:
- the LOC126706521 gene encoding wall-associated receptor kinase-like 8 — MAVQFVIRITFLLLLTYGLAAAAPMVKPKCRDRCGNVSIPYPFGIGGNCYMEKWFEVVCNETAGNSAKAFLTSIDAELLEIKIGDLTGIDSYSPYEPGIVRVNMPNISSYCMGQRSGGVNMRGSPFYFSSYRNIFISTGCDNMAVMTGIDPMVLVGCRSYCNSKNMTGNNSCSGINCCQTTVPYGIQVLDVKFKSIDENNNGRDKCNYAFLAQQNWFANITDPSNEVPIWDKVPVVLEWTTSNFTAAIDPQDLRRRNADSYYTNYGADYYYCRDGYKGNPYLNTGCQDINECKDEKLNKCLIKSNCENTEGGYTCNKPRSRVKIAIIVICTSFGVLLLLLITWRLYKVIKKRNKIKLKQKFFKRNGGLLLQQQLSSNENNVQKTKLFNSKELENATNRFNENRILGKGGQGTVYKGMLVDGRIVAIKKCNTVDEGNLEQFINEIIILSQINHRNVVKLLGCCLETEVPLLVYEFIPNGTLFQYLHEENEDFPLLTWDMRLRIVTEIAGALSYLHSAASQPIYHRDIKSSNILLDDKYRAKVADFGTSRSMAIDQTHVTTLVYGTIGYLDPEYFQTGQFTEKSDVYSFGVVLVELLTREKPISSMRSQEGRSLSTYFIHSLKENRLFDILDTQVSKVSNKDEVMAIADLAKRCLHLNGKKRPTMIEILMELEGVQKISLVQPNFEELEYVRNEEIGPWNEISISASSCLESGATSSSDVLPLLSIKSL, encoded by the exons ATGGCTGTGCAATTTGTAATCCGAATTACTTTCTTACTTCTGCTGACATATGGATTAGCAGCAGCAGCACCTATGGTGAAACCCAAGTGTCGTGATCGCTGTGGAAATGTTAGCATTCCATACCCTTTTGGAATCGGAGGCAATTGCTACATGGAGAAGTGGTTCGAAGTTGTTTGCAATGAAACTGCTGGGAACTCTGCTAAAGCCTTCTTAACTAGTATTGACGCGGAGTTGCTGGAAATCAAAATTGGTGATTTGACTGGTATTGATTCTTACTCTCCTTATGAGCCAGGAATCGTTCGAGTCAACATGCCAAATATTTCTTCGTATTGTATGGGTCAGCGAAGTGGTGGTGTGAATATGAGGGGAAGTCCTTTTTACTTCTCGTCGTATCGGAATATATTCATTTCCACTGGTTGCGACAATATGGCGGTAATGACCGGTATTGATCCTATGGTTCTGGTTGGGTGCAGATCCTATTGCAATAGTAAAAACATGACAGGCAATAATAGCTGTTCGGGCATCAACTGCTGCCAGACCACAGTCCCTTACGGGATTCAAGTACTTGatgtaaaattcaaaagtaTAGATGAAAACAACAATGGCAGGGATAAATGCAATTATGCCTTCCTAGCACAACAGAATTGGTTCGCAAACATAACAGATCCCTCTAACGAAGTGCCGATTTGGGACAAAGTTCCTGTGGTGCTGGAGTGGACAACATCAAACTTTACTGCGGCCATTGATCCACAAGATTTGCGTAGACGGAATGCAGATTCGTACTACACAAATTACGGGGcggattattattattgccGTGATGGATACAAAGGAAATCCTTATCTTAACACGGGATGTCAAG ATATAAATGAATGCAAAGACGAGAAACTCAATAAATGTCTCATCAAGTCAAATTGTGAGAATACAGAAGGTGGTTACACTTGCAATAAGCCAAGGTCTCGGGTGAAGATAGCAATTATAG TTATTTGTACAAGTTTTGGAGTATTGCTTCTGCTCCTTATTACTTGGAGATTATACAAAGtgataaagaaaagaaacaaaatcaagCTCAAGCAAAAATTCTTCAAGAGGAATGGTGGATTGTTATTGCAACAACAATTATCTTCAAATGAAAACAATGTTCAGAAGACAAAATTATTCAATTCAAAGGAGTTGGAAAATGCGACTAATCGTTTTAATGAAAACAGAATACTTGGTAAGGGTGGACAAGGTACGGTTTATAAAGGAATGTTAGTTGATGGAAGAATTGTGGCAATTAAAAAGTGCAACACAGTGGATGAGGGAAATCTTGAACAATTCATTAATGAGATTATCATTCTTTCACAAATTAATCATAGAAATGTGGTTAAACTACTCGGGTGTTGTCTAGAGACAGAAGTTCCTTTGTTAGTTTATGAATTCATTCCCAATGGCACACTTTTTCAGTATCTccatgaagaaaatgaagattttCCATTACTAACATGGGATATGCGCTTAAGAATTGTCACAGAAATTGCAGGAGCTCTATCATACTTACACTCAGCAGCTTCACAACCCATTTACCATCGAGACATAAAATCTTCAAACATCCTCCTTGATGACAAATATAGAGCAAAAGTAGCAGATTTCGGCACTTCAAGATCAATGGCTATTGACCAAACTCATGTAACCACACTAGTATATGGTACTATTGGGTACTTGGATCCTGAATACTTTCAAACAGGTCAATTTACTGAAAAGagtgatgtttatagttttggagTAGTCCTTGTTGAGCTTTTAACAAGAGAAAAACCAATTTCTTCAATGAGATCACAAGAAGGTCGAAGTCTATCTACATATTTCATTCATTCACTGAAAGAGAACCGTCTCTTTGATATACTTGATACTCAAGTAAGTAAGGTTAGTAATAAAGATGAAGTCATGGCAATTGCTGACCTTGCAAAAAGATGTTTGCACTTGAATGGAAAGAAACGACCTACGATGATAGAGATCTTGATGGAGTTAGAGGGAGTTCAAAAAATTTCTCTTGTTCAACCAAATTTTGAAGAGCTTGAATATGTTAGAAATGAAGAAATAGGGCCTTGGAATGAGATTTCTATTTCAGCAAGTTCATGTTTAGAATCAGGTGCAACTTCATCATCAGACGTTCTACCGCTTTTATCCATCAAATCACTTTGA